The Thermodesulfobacteriota bacterium nucleotide sequence AACGTTTTTCTCTTTCCTCGCTCTGCCATGGGCCTCACTTTCCTTGGTTAAGGGCCTTCTCCCTTAAGATCGTCTTGATCCTGGCGATGTCCTTTTTCACCTGGGGGATCCGCATCGTATTTTCCAGCTGCCCGGTGGCGTGCTGGAATCTCAGGTTGAAGAGTTCCTCTTGAAGCTCCCTCTCCTTCTGGATCAGCTCCCCTTCGCTCAACAACCGGAGATCTTTGGCCTTCATGGACGGCTCCCCCTTGTGACGAACCTTGTGGAGATGGGCAATTTATGGGAGGCCAGCAGAAAGGCCTCCTTTGCCCTTTCCTCAGGCACCCCTTCCATCTCATAGAGGATCCTTCCAGGCCGGATGACGGCCACCCAGTCTTCAGGGGGGCCTTTTCCCTTTCCCATGCGGGTCTCGGCGGGTTTCTTGGTGATGGGTTTGTCCGGAAAGATCCGGATCCAGATCCGGCCGGTCCTCTTGATGAATCGGGTCATGGCGATCCGGGCGGCCTCGATCTGGCGTGAGGTCAACCATCCGCATTCCATCGCCTGGAGGCCGAATTCGCCGAAATGAAGTTTGTTTCCCCTGGAGGCGACCCCTTTCATCCTCCCCTTCTGCATCTTCCGGTATTTCGTTCGCTTCGGCATCAACATAGGTCATTTCCCCTTAATCCGGAGGTCCGGAAACATCGTCCCGAGGAGGGGTTAGAGGGGCCTCTCCTCTCCCTCTCTCTGAACATAGGTCTCTCCGTGAAAGATCCAGACCTTGACCCCGATGACCCCGTAGGTGGTCTTCGCCTCGGCCAGGCCGAAATCGATATCCGCCCGCAGCGTGTGGAGGGGGACCCGACCTTCGAGGTAACGCTCATGGCGGGCCATTTCCGCCCCACCGAGCCTTCCCGAGACGGCGATTTTGATCCCCTTGGCCCCGAGCTTCATGGCGGAGGAGACCGCCTTTTTCATCGCCCTCCTAAACCCCACCCGCCGCTCCAGCTGAAGGGCGACATTCTCGGCCACCAGCTGGGCATTCGTCTCCGCCCGTTTCACCTCCTGGATATTGACGATGACCTCCTTCTGGGTCATCTTCTGCAATTCTTTTTTGAGGTTTTCGACCTCCGCCCCTTTTTTTCCAATGATGATCCCCGGACGGGCCGTCCAGATCGTCACCTTCATCTTCTTGGCCTTGCTGGCCGCCCGTTCGATCTCGATCTTGGAGACCCCGGCGTGATAGAGTTTTTTCTTCAGATAATTGCGGACCTGAATATCCTCGATGAGAAGCTGGGGATAGTCCCTCCCAGCGAACCATCGGGAATCCCAGGTCTTGATGAACCCCAGTCGAAACCCTATCGGATGGACTTTCTGACCCAATGCTTGGCCTCCTTTCACGGGATCCTCTTCCCCTTCAGGGGGGACCCCTCCTCGATCCCTTCTCTTCAGGGCTTCATTTCTCGTCGAGGACGATGGTGATGTGGCTCGTCCGCTTTCGAATGAGCGTGGCCCGGCCGAGGGCCCGGGGCAGATATCGCTTCCAGGTCACTCCCTGATCCACGGTGATCCGTTTGACGAAGAGACGGTCGATGTCGATGTTCTTCTTTTGCGTGGCGTTGGCGATGGCCGATTTGAGCAATTTCAGGACGATTTTCGCCGCCATTTTCTTGGTAAAAGAGAGGATCTGGACCGCCTCTTCGGTGCCCTTTCCTCGAATCAGATCGGCCACCAATCTGGCCTTTCGCGGGGCGACCCGCACAAATCTCAATCTGGCTCGAACTTCCATCTTGTCCCACCTTTAATCCCAATCCGAAGGGGTTGGGGTTAGGCCGTCTTCCCTTTCACCTTCGTCTTCCGATCTCCCGAGTGGCCATGGAAGGTCCGGGTGGGCGAGAATTCTCCCAGTTTATGTCCCACCATCTCTTCGGTGACGAAGACCGG carries:
- the rplV gene encoding 50S ribosomal protein L22; protein product: MEVRARLRFVRVAPRKARLVADLIRGKGTEEAVQILSFTKKMAAKIVLKLLKSAIANATQKKNIDIDRLFVKRITVDQGVTWKRYLPRALGRATLIRKRTSHITIVLDEK
- the rpmC gene encoding 50S ribosomal protein L29 codes for the protein MKAKDLRLLSEGELIQKERELQEELFNLRFQHATGQLENTMRIPQVKKDIARIKTILREKALNQGK
- the rplP gene encoding 50S ribosomal protein L16, coding for MLMPKRTKYRKMQKGRMKGVASRGNKLHFGEFGLQAMECGWLTSRQIEAARIAMTRFIKRTGRIWIRIFPDKPITKKPAETRMGKGKGPPEDWVAVIRPGRILYEMEGVPEERAKEAFLLASHKLPISTRFVTRGSRP
- the rpsC gene encoding 30S ribosomal protein S3 — its product is MGQKVHPIGFRLGFIKTWDSRWFAGRDYPQLLIEDIQVRNYLKKKLYHAGVSKIEIERAASKAKKMKVTIWTARPGIIIGKKGAEVENLKKELQKMTQKEVIVNIQEVKRAETNAQLVAENVALQLERRVGFRRAMKKAVSSAMKLGAKGIKIAVSGRLGGAEMARHERYLEGRVPLHTLRADIDFGLAEAKTTYGVIGVKVWIFHGETYVQREGEERPL